From Bacillota bacterium, one genomic window encodes:
- a CDS encoding AbrB/MazE/SpoVT family DNA-binding domain-containing protein translates to MPGAGSGAEQPRLIAVRIDPKGRIILPPVARQALRVKPNQSVFLLVREGSVVLGTDPERLKALG, encoded by the coding sequence ATGCCGGGTGCAGGGAGCGGCGCGGAGCAGCCGCGGCTGATCGCGGTCCGCATCGACCCCAAGGGACGCATCATCCTCCCGCCCGTGGCGCGCCAGGCGCTCCGGGTGAAGCCGAACCAGTCGGTCTTTCTGCTGGTCCGGGAGGGGAGCGTCGTCCTGGGCACCGACCCCGAGCGGCTGAAGGCGCTGGGATGA